One window of the Saccopteryx bilineata isolate mSacBil1 chromosome 2, mSacBil1_pri_phased_curated, whole genome shotgun sequence genome contains the following:
- the CARD19 gene encoding caspase recruitment domain-containing protein 19 isoform X1: MTEQTYCDRLVQDTPFLMGDGRLSEQQVDRIILQLNRYYPQILSNKDAEKFRNPKASLRVRLCDLLGHLQRSNERDCQEFYRALYIHAQPLHSRLPSRHVLQNSDCTELDSGTASHELSDRGPMAFLACLGLAAGLALLIYCCPPDPKVLPRARHVLGFSPIIVDRHVSRFLLAFLADNVGGL; this comes from the exons ATGACAG AGCAGACCTACTGTGACCGGCTGGTCCAAGACACACCTTTCCTGATGGGCGATGGACGCCTGAGTGAGCAGCAGGTCGATAGGATCATCCTCCAGCTGAACCGCTACTACCCCCAGATCCTCAGCAACAAGGACGCAGAAAAG TTCCGGAACCCCAAGGCATCCCTGCGCGTGCGGCTCTGTGACCTCCTGGGCCACCTGCAGCGGAGCAACGAGCGGGATTGCCAGGAGTTCTACCGAGCCCTGTACATCCACGCCCAGCCCCTGCACAGCCGTCTGCCCAGCCGGCACGTCTTGC AGAACTCAGATTGCACAGAGCTCGACTCGGGTACTGCAAGCCATGAGCTCAGTGACAGGG GACCCATGGCCTTCCTGGCCTGTCTCGGCCTGGCTGCGGGGCTGGCACTCCTCATCTACTGCTGCCCCCCAG ATCCCAAGGTGCTGCCAAGGGCCCGGCATGTTCTGGGCTTCTCCCCCATCATCGTGGACAGGCACGTCAGCCGCTTCCTGCTGG
- the CARD19 gene encoding caspase recruitment domain-containing protein 19 isoform X3: MTEQTYCDRLVQDTPFLMGDGRLSEQQVDRIILQLNRYYPQILSNKDAEKFRNPKASLRVRLCDLLGHLQRSNERDCQEFYRALYIHAQPLHSRLPSRHVLRPMAFLACLGLAAGLALLIYCCPPDPKVLPRARHVLGFSPIIVDRHVSRFLLAFLADNVGGL, encoded by the exons ATGACAG AGCAGACCTACTGTGACCGGCTGGTCCAAGACACACCTTTCCTGATGGGCGATGGACGCCTGAGTGAGCAGCAGGTCGATAGGATCATCCTCCAGCTGAACCGCTACTACCCCCAGATCCTCAGCAACAAGGACGCAGAAAAG TTCCGGAACCCCAAGGCATCCCTGCGCGTGCGGCTCTGTGACCTCCTGGGCCACCTGCAGCGGAGCAACGAGCGGGATTGCCAGGAGTTCTACCGAGCCCTGTACATCCACGCCCAGCCCCTGCACAGCCGTCTGCCCAGCCGGCACGTCTTGC GACCCATGGCCTTCCTGGCCTGTCTCGGCCTGGCTGCGGGGCTGGCACTCCTCATCTACTGCTGCCCCCCAG ATCCCAAGGTGCTGCCAAGGGCCCGGCATGTTCTGGGCTTCTCCCCCATCATCGTGGACAGGCACGTCAGCCGCTTCCTGCTGG
- the CARD19 gene encoding caspase recruitment domain-containing protein 19 isoform X2 — MGDGRLSEQQVDRIILQLNRYYPQILSNKDAEKFRNPKASLRVRLCDLLGHLQRSNERDCQEFYRALYIHAQPLHSRLPSRHVLQNSDCTELDSGTASHELSDRGPMAFLACLGLAAGLALLIYCCPPDPKVLPRARHVLGFSPIIVDRHVSRFLLAFLADNVGGL, encoded by the exons ATGGGCGATGGACGCCTGAGTGAGCAGCAGGTCGATAGGATCATCCTCCAGCTGAACCGCTACTACCCCCAGATCCTCAGCAACAAGGACGCAGAAAAG TTCCGGAACCCCAAGGCATCCCTGCGCGTGCGGCTCTGTGACCTCCTGGGCCACCTGCAGCGGAGCAACGAGCGGGATTGCCAGGAGTTCTACCGAGCCCTGTACATCCACGCCCAGCCCCTGCACAGCCGTCTGCCCAGCCGGCACGTCTTGC AGAACTCAGATTGCACAGAGCTCGACTCGGGTACTGCAAGCCATGAGCTCAGTGACAGGG GACCCATGGCCTTCCTGGCCTGTCTCGGCCTGGCTGCGGGGCTGGCACTCCTCATCTACTGCTGCCCCCCAG ATCCCAAGGTGCTGCCAAGGGCCCGGCATGTTCTGGGCTTCTCCCCCATCATCGTGGACAGGCACGTCAGCCGCTTCCTGCTGG